Proteins encoded together in one Nostoc sp. PCC 7524 window:
- a CDS encoding fimbrial biogenesis chaperone, protein MLPKFRNLTLGLIGALALGLQPAEALNIGVTPPKFHVDISSNKTRSQAIKVMNFDSKPVEFRVYVQSWNMNEQNKIQVLPPEEQSLEQWIVFTPSRFTIPPGGVQTIRFAVRPRVQPQSGEHRAVIFIEEVPRNNTAQGIRLVGKLGVAVYGYVGDIQRVGVLNAVNVNTKPNALNAVFDISSQGNGYVNMQGQYTIWPADKYPGTEATKPIGNLGKPETKIPEPLVDAGLLPSTPVLPNSRRNVLLPIKKDLPPGKYVLDIKGDLNGVAIKKGIPFTVPVNRPVATNRSRIQPSSQKLRDSLRNSQPRK, encoded by the coding sequence ATGTTACCGAAATTTAGAAATCTTACCTTGGGTTTAATTGGGGCATTAGCTCTAGGTTTACAACCGGCTGAGGCACTTAATATTGGTGTGACTCCACCTAAATTTCACGTCGATATTAGTAGTAATAAAACACGCTCTCAAGCGATTAAGGTGATGAACTTTGATTCTAAACCAGTAGAATTTAGAGTTTATGTTCAGTCGTGGAATATGAACGAGCAGAATAAAATTCAAGTCCTGCCGCCTGAAGAACAATCATTAGAGCAGTGGATTGTTTTTACTCCTTCTCGCTTTACAATTCCCCCAGGTGGTGTGCAGACTATTCGCTTTGCTGTTCGTCCCAGAGTTCAACCCCAATCAGGTGAACACAGAGCAGTTATTTTTATTGAAGAAGTCCCACGCAATAATACGGCTCAGGGTATAAGATTAGTTGGTAAATTAGGTGTGGCAGTTTACGGTTATGTGGGAGATATTCAGCGAGTTGGTGTGTTGAATGCTGTAAATGTAAACACTAAACCAAATGCGCTGAATGCCGTATTTGATATTTCTAGCCAAGGCAATGGATATGTCAATATGCAAGGTCAATATACTATTTGGCCGGCAGATAAATATCCAGGCACAGAGGCTACCAAACCCATAGGTAATTTAGGTAAGCCAGAAACCAAAATTCCTGAGCCTTTAGTAGATGCAGGTTTATTACCTTCTACACCTGTATTACCTAATAGCCGTCGTAACGTCTTATTACCCATTAAAAAAGATTTACCACCTGGTAAATATGTCTTAGACATAAAGGGAGACTTAAATGGCGTAGCAATTAAAAAAGGCATACCTTTTACAGTTCCCGTAAATCGTCCAGTAGCTACTAATCGTTCTCGAATTCAACCTTCATCTCAGAAACTCAGAGATTCCCTAAGAAATTCTCAACCGCGCAAATAG
- a CDS encoding ELWxxDGT repeat protein: MTTYSGFPDPGSSTSTALDTTSLSYIGGSLLSTPSIFQDSVSRLSPSDLSDYYRFTVSSSSIVTLELDGLTDNANLFLRNSAGSSIAPSTNAGTTAERIRFSISDPPSNPFYAHVFIPNGSTSTPYNLRLSAETIQESYISDSLIGNSRNIGTFSTTDGITPIIDYVSSTGQVVDQNDYYSFTLSNSGTVDINLSSLNGTDILYADLQLINSFNSVLQTSANVGTTSELINYSLAAGTYYIRAYSLSDPGNYQLNFNFTADPPDQGGNTVGTATPIILDTTITDQVSLADNSDYYQFTLASTSLVDIRFTSLTADANLFLQNASGGNIITSTQPGTALDAVRLSLNPGTYNILVNRGSTQTAEYTLSASAQVIGTDQAPNSTAIALNLGNIIGATSRNEFVGNLDTNDFYKFTLDTTTNFSLNLNILSSYFNAQLVNADVQLLTSNGTQIAISNQPGNANESINTTLDAGTYFIRVYTTGLANTFYDLDITATPQAKLVQNINPTGSSNPANLTALGSLVYFTANDGVNGVQLWRSDGNTATSLSNISSFNPNNLVVFNNRLYFTASDSTFGRELWEYNGTSVNRISDINVGAGNSDPGNLTVVGNKLFFTAVDSSTTRKLWVYNGTSVNLVDINPGFATTGTPTFTTAFNNRLFFTTQNNSQLWSTDGTVGGTQVINAGGVTNSTPRSLTVVGNTLYFTANNGTSGHEVWQYQSGTTASLVEDITPGNNSYAPERLTTVGNMLYFVTDSDNDFTLELWRSDGTESGTQIIGTDGQAPNLGFGAINLTAVGNTLYFVANDPVSGLELWKTDGTDVGTVIVKDISSGTANSLPTGLVNFNGTLAFAASDGTNREVWFSDGTELNTIRASNIYPGGIANPDWLTVVGTKLFFTATDGADNTELYVL; encoded by the coding sequence ATGACGACTTATTCAGGTTTTCCCGATCCAGGTAGTAGTACAAGTACAGCTTTAGATACAACTTCTCTATCATATATTGGTGGCTCTCTCCTCAGCACACCAAGCATATTTCAAGATAGTGTCAGCCGTTTAAGTCCATCAGATCTATCTGATTACTATAGGTTTACTGTTAGCAGTTCCAGTATAGTTACCTTGGAACTGGATGGATTAACAGATAATGCTAATTTGTTTCTACGAAATAGTGCAGGTAGTTCTATTGCTCCTTCTACCAATGCTGGAACTACCGCAGAGAGAATACGTTTTAGTATTTCTGATCCACCAAGTAATCCATTTTACGCACACGTTTTTATTCCAAATGGTTCTACCTCCACCCCTTATAATCTCCGTCTTTCCGCAGAAACTATTCAAGAAAGCTACATATCAGATAGTTTAATTGGAAATTCTAGAAATATTGGAACATTCAGCACTACCGATGGCATCACTCCCATAATTGATTATGTCAGTAGCACAGGTCAAGTTGTAGACCAAAATGACTACTACAGCTTCACACTAAGTAATAGTGGCACAGTTGATATCAATTTGAGTAGCTTAAATGGTACTGATATTCTCTATGCTGATCTTCAACTTATCAATAGTTTTAATTCTGTTCTTCAAACCAGTGCTAATGTTGGAACCACATCAGAATTAATTAATTACAGTCTTGCAGCTGGTACATACTATATCCGCGCTTATTCTTTGTCAGATCCCGGTAACTATCAGTTAAATTTTAACTTTACCGCAGATCCACCAGACCAAGGGGGAAATACAGTTGGAACTGCTACTCCTATTATCCTAGACACTACCATCACAGATCAAGTCAGTCTCGCAGATAATAGCGACTATTATCAATTTACCTTAGCTTCAACATCTCTCGTAGATATCAGATTCACATCCCTCACAGCCGACGCAAACTTATTTCTGCAAAACGCAAGTGGTGGTAACATTATCACTTCAACCCAACCAGGAACAGCCTTAGATGCAGTTAGACTTAGTTTGAATCCTGGTACTTACAACATCTTAGTGAATCGAGGTTCTACACAGACAGCTGAATATACCTTGAGTGCATCTGCCCAAGTCATAGGAACAGATCAAGCTCCCAACAGTACAGCAATAGCACTGAATCTGGGTAACATCATCGGTGCTACCTCAAGGAATGAGTTTGTAGGCAATCTAGACACGAATGATTTCTATAAATTCACCCTGGATACTACTACTAACTTTAGTCTTAATCTCAATATTTTGAGTAGCTATTTCAATGCACAGTTAGTCAATGCAGATGTGCAACTGCTCACCAGTAATGGTACACAAATAGCTATCTCTAACCAGCCAGGAAATGCCAATGAAAGTATTAACACAACCTTAGATGCTGGTACATACTTCATTCGTGTTTATACCACTGGTTTAGCCAATACGTTCTATGATTTAGATATCACAGCAACGCCACAAGCTAAATTAGTACAAAACATTAATCCTACTGGTAGTTCTAACCCTGCAAATCTTACCGCCTTGGGTAGCTTAGTATATTTCACCGCTAATGATGGTGTAAATGGGGTGCAGTTATGGCGCAGTGACGGTAATACAGCTACTTCTCTCAGCAATATCAGTAGCTTTAACCCTAATAACTTAGTAGTCTTTAACAACAGGCTATACTTTACCGCTAGTGACAGCACTTTTGGTAGGGAACTTTGGGAATATAACGGCACTTCTGTAAATAGGATTAGTGATATTAATGTTGGTGCTGGCAATTCTGATCCAGGTAATTTGACTGTAGTAGGAAACAAACTTTTCTTTACTGCCGTCGATAGTAGCACCACCAGAAAACTGTGGGTTTATAATGGCACAAGCGTTAATTTAGTAGACATTAACCCAGGTTTTGCTACTACTGGTACACCCACATTTACAACGGCTTTTAATAATCGCCTCTTCTTCACAACCCAAAATAACAGTCAACTATGGTCAACTGACGGTACTGTGGGTGGTACACAAGTTATCAATGCTGGGGGAGTTACTAATTCAACACCACGTAGTTTAACAGTAGTTGGTAATACTCTTTACTTTACAGCCAACAACGGCACAAGTGGGCATGAAGTATGGCAATACCAAAGCGGTACAACAGCCAGCTTAGTGGAAGATATCACCCCAGGTAATAATTCCTACGCACCAGAAAGACTCACAACAGTTGGTAATATGCTGTACTTTGTCACAGATAGTGACAATGACTTTACGTTAGAACTGTGGAGAAGTGACGGTACTGAATCTGGAACCCAGATAATTGGCACTGATGGACAAGCCCCCAATTTAGGCTTTGGTGCTATTAACCTAACGGCTGTAGGAAATACACTCTATTTTGTAGCGAATGATCCGGTGTCAGGTTTAGAGCTATGGAAAACAGATGGTACAGATGTCGGCACAGTCATAGTTAAGGACATCTCATCTGGTACTGCTAACAGTCTTCCCACCGGCCTTGTCAACTTCAATGGTACCCTCGCTTTTGCCGCTTCTGATGGTACTAACAGAGAGGTGTGGTTCAGTGACGGCACAGAGCTAAATACGATTCGGGCTAGCAACATTTATCCGGGAGGAATTGCTAACCCTGATTGGCTGACTGTCGTTGGTACGAAACTGTTCTTCACCGCTACCGACGGGGCTGACAACACAGAATTATACGTACTTTAA